The Christiangramia flava JLT2011 genome has a segment encoding these proteins:
- a CDS encoding C45 family peptidase: protein MSRLLKIVLLGMLFQFSSCGVKKSLQQRPDITGIEAIDTNRVKHNDHFYTLGKNSLFQNDYGVWELYLEGDALERGVANGNLTRELIHHQEIAFMDKLEEMVPSESYRGFLKKIVSYFNRKMYLYVPEEYQQEIYGVSRYGLARYDDFAPGYIRMLYFHGAHDIGHALHDLMLVGCTSFAAWGDKTADGNLLVGRNFDFYAGDEFGSQKIVAFINPDSGHKFMMYTWGGMIGAVSGMNEKGLSVTINAGKSKIPFKAKDPITLVSREILQYASTIREAIEIAKKREVFVSESIMVSSGDENRAVLIEVSPKNFGVYEVPNSDELICSNHFQSDAYQDDRRNQKTIEESHSKYRYDRMKQLVEQDQKLDVPGAVAILRDMKGVDDEALGYGNEKAVNQLLAHHGIVFQPKDRKVWVSANPYQMGAFVAYDLKEVFKKFENGNVSQSLVSAAETLPKSPFLETEEFQDYEHYRKLEQQVKIQLENEETISEGTGEKLIALNPEFWEAYFLAGKMAYEQKNFNQALQYFEQARTKVVTTKPDLEQLDKMIRKTKRRL, encoded by the coding sequence ATGAGCAGGCTGCTGAAAATAGTATTATTGGGGATGTTGTTCCAGTTTTCAAGCTGTGGCGTTAAAAAATCCCTTCAGCAACGTCCTGATATTACAGGGATCGAGGCGATCGATACCAACCGGGTAAAACACAATGATCATTTTTATACACTGGGGAAAAACAGCCTCTTTCAAAATGACTATGGTGTCTGGGAGTTGTATCTGGAAGGCGATGCTTTGGAAAGAGGAGTGGCGAATGGAAACCTGACGCGGGAACTGATTCACCACCAGGAAATCGCCTTTATGGATAAGCTGGAGGAAATGGTGCCATCTGAGTCCTATCGCGGTTTTCTGAAAAAGATCGTTTCCTATTTCAACCGCAAAATGTACCTGTATGTTCCGGAAGAATACCAACAGGAGATTTATGGTGTTTCGAGATATGGCCTTGCACGTTATGACGATTTTGCGCCGGGATATATACGAATGCTATATTTTCACGGCGCGCACGATATTGGGCATGCACTGCACGACCTCATGCTGGTGGGTTGCACTTCTTTTGCGGCCTGGGGTGATAAGACGGCTGATGGGAATTTGCTGGTGGGAAGAAATTTTGACTTTTATGCCGGGGATGAGTTTGGGAGTCAGAAAATAGTAGCTTTTATCAATCCCGATTCCGGTCACAAATTTATGATGTACACCTGGGGCGGTATGATTGGTGCTGTGAGCGGGATGAATGAAAAAGGCTTAAGCGTAACCATTAATGCCGGGAAATCAAAGATCCCATTTAAGGCGAAAGACCCGATCACGCTGGTTTCCCGGGAGATCCTGCAATATGCTTCCACTATCCGGGAGGCGATCGAGATTGCTAAAAAAAGGGAAGTTTTTGTGTCTGAATCGATCATGGTGAGCAGCGGTGACGAAAACAGGGCTGTTTTGATCGAAGTTTCTCCGAAGAACTTTGGCGTGTATGAAGTGCCAAATTCCGATGAACTTATTTGCAGCAACCATTTTCAGAGCGATGCGTACCAGGACGATAGAAGAAATCAGAAAACCATAGAAGAAAGTCATTCCAAATATCGTTATGATCGCATGAAACAACTGGTGGAACAGGATCAAAAACTGGATGTTCCGGGCGCTGTTGCCATTCTCAGGGATATGAAAGGAGTTGATGATGAAGCTCTTGGTTATGGAAATGAAAAAGCCGTGAACCAGTTGCTGGCCCATCACGGGATTGTTTTTCAGCCTAAAGATCGCAAAGTCTGGGTTTCTGCCAACCCATACCAGATGGGGGCTTTTGTGGCTTATGATCTGAAGGAGGTTTTTAAAAAGTTTGAAAATGGAAATGTTTCTCAAAGCCTGGTAAGTGCTGCGGAAACCCTTCCTAAAAGCCCATTTTTGGAAACCGAAGAATTTCAGGATTATGAACATTATCGAAAACTGGAGCAGCAGGTGAAAATACAGCTTGAAAATGAGGAAACTATTTCTGAAGGAACCGGTGAAAAACTAATTGCTCTAAATCCTGAATTTTGGGAAGCATATTTTCTGGCTGGCAAGATGGCTTACGAACAGAAAAATTTCAATCAGGCGCTGCAATATTTCGAGCAGGCCCGAACAAAGGTCGTGACGACCAAACCCGACCTGGAACAGTTGGATAAAATGATCAGGAAAACAAAACGCCGACTCTGA
- a CDS encoding polysaccharide deacetylase family protein → MKLGIYNIIFSIFCVCYCYLALEYGWPVWLVFIFLLLYFLFILVVSTTIRFNFFLKGYHSQPSEKSCIALTFDDGPSEYTPEILELLKKHQVQAAFFCIGKQIEKYPEIFQQILEDGHIIGNHTFHHTRKIGFLSSEQIFREILACDEIVENKSGLKLKLFRPPFGIINPKTKRAIQRSGHLVMGWNVRPYDAITKSPEVIIKRITRKLKPGDVILLHDNQQQTASILEQLLVILEKKNLGTLRPDKLFGIHAYR, encoded by the coding sequence TTGAAACTTGGCATCTACAATATCATTTTTAGCATTTTCTGTGTGTGCTATTGCTACCTGGCACTTGAATATGGTTGGCCGGTTTGGCTGGTCTTCATTTTTTTGCTGTTGTACTTCCTCTTCATTTTGGTGGTTTCCACGACCATTCGCTTCAATTTTTTTCTGAAAGGTTACCATTCCCAGCCTTCTGAAAAATCCTGTATTGCGCTTACCTTTGATGACGGCCCTTCAGAATACACCCCTGAAATACTCGAGCTTCTGAAGAAACACCAGGTACAGGCAGCTTTTTTCTGCATCGGAAAACAAATTGAGAAATATCCTGAAATTTTTCAGCAGATACTGGAAGACGGGCACATAATTGGGAACCACACTTTTCACCATACACGGAAGATCGGTTTCCTGAGTAGTGAACAAATTTTCCGGGAAATTTTAGCCTGCGATGAAATCGTAGAAAATAAATCTGGTCTAAAACTGAAGCTTTTCAGGCCACCTTTCGGAATTATTAACCCCAAAACGAAAAGGGCGATCCAGCGCAGTGGCCATCTCGTGATGGGCTGGAATGTGAGGCCTTACGACGCGATCACTAAATCACCGGAAGTGATTATTAAAAGAATTACTCGTAAATTGAAGCCCGGAGACGTGATACTGCTGCATGATAATCAGCAACAAACAGCATCGATCTTGGAACAATTATTGGTAATTCTAGAAAAGAAAAATCTGGGGACCCTGCGTCCTGACAAATTATTCGGAATCCATGCGTATCGTTAA
- a CDS encoding phenylacetate--CoA ligase family protein: MHSEYFLKKHEIEAKQWDLLLDQLQYAASYSPFYKDLFEKNQLDLKAVKDYSDFQKIPITGKKDLETDNGQFLAVLSKEVIDHVTTSGTIGKPVSFFLNEADLQRLAQNEYHSFLMTGMTADDVVQITTTLDRRFMAGMAYFLGLRQLGAGIVRTGAGLPQLQWDSIERFQPTYLIAVPSFLLKMIEFAEQNGIAVNQTSIKAVICIGEPIRYKNGELNALGSRITSAWNIELFSTYASTEMSTAFTECQQHRGVHELSDLIFTEILDDDGNPVAAGQIGELVVTPLRTRTMPLIRYATGDMLTWHDDICTCGRNTKRLGPVVGRKQQRLKFKGTSLFPQHIQESLNSIENLDLYLIEATSDEFGNDIVTILIPEDQKNEADDLKELLQASLYVTPNIQTVERKELEKLKSPKNARKPISFLDRRSAFHKR; encoded by the coding sequence ATGCACTCTGAATATTTTCTGAAAAAACACGAGATAGAAGCTAAGCAGTGGGATTTGCTACTTGATCAATTGCAGTATGCCGCGAGTTACTCGCCTTTTTATAAAGATCTTTTCGAAAAGAATCAGTTGGATCTGAAGGCAGTCAAGGATTATTCTGATTTTCAGAAAATCCCGATAACCGGCAAAAAAGACCTGGAAACCGATAATGGTCAATTCCTGGCAGTTCTTTCGAAAGAGGTGATCGATCATGTCACGACTTCCGGAACTATTGGAAAACCGGTGAGTTTTTTCCTGAATGAAGCTGATCTGCAGCGACTGGCACAGAACGAATACCATTCTTTTTTAATGACGGGGATGACGGCAGACGATGTGGTGCAGATCACCACTACTCTGGATCGCCGATTTATGGCCGGAATGGCCTATTTCCTGGGTTTGCGCCAGCTGGGTGCCGGTATTGTTCGAACCGGTGCAGGATTACCACAGCTGCAATGGGATTCCATTGAAAGATTTCAGCCAACCTATCTTATCGCGGTACCTTCCTTTTTGTTGAAAATGATCGAATTTGCAGAACAAAACGGAATTGCTGTCAATCAAACTTCGATAAAAGCAGTCATCTGTATTGGGGAGCCGATTCGGTATAAAAATGGGGAGCTGAATGCGCTGGGATCCCGGATTACATCAGCATGGAATATCGAACTTTTCAGCACTTATGCCTCGACCGAGATGTCTACTGCTTTTACTGAATGCCAGCAACATCGAGGAGTTCATGAATTAAGTGATCTTATTTTTACCGAAATTCTGGATGATGATGGAAATCCGGTTGCCGCAGGGCAAATTGGGGAACTGGTTGTGACGCCCTTAAGAACCCGAACCATGCCGCTTATTCGCTATGCCACCGGAGATATGCTTACGTGGCATGACGACATTTGTACTTGTGGACGAAATACGAAACGCCTTGGGCCTGTGGTTGGGCGAAAGCAGCAGCGCCTGAAGTTCAAAGGAACCAGTCTTTTCCCGCAGCATATCCAGGAAAGTCTGAATAGTATTGAAAACCTGGATTTGTATCTCATCGAAGCCACCAGCGATGAATTTGGGAATGACATTGTAACAATTCTGATACCGGAAGATCAAAAAAATGAAGCGGATGATCTTAAAGAGCTTTTACAGGCGAGTTTATATGTAACGCCAAACATTCAGACGGTGGAAAGAAAGGAGCTGGAAAAACTAAAATCTCCGAAGAATGCTCGTAAGCCAATTAGTTTTTTAGATCGTCGTTCAGCTTTTCACAAAAGATAA
- a CDS encoding DUF2062 domain-containing protein, which translates to MPIFQERFDKFNCCVLVPTYNNAGTLQQFLTDLENYTTNILVVNDGSTDGTAKILSDNKNVDFRTHSRNKGKGMALKTGFQFAREMGYKYAITIDSDGQHYPDDLDVFLRELENRKPGSPEMLLVGDRNMGSDGIPGKSSKGNRFSSFWYLVVTGSELHDTQSGYRLYPLKVLETMTLYTRKFELEIEVLVKSYWRKVDVRNIPIKVMYQKEGRVSHFRPFWDIVRITLLYMWFVLVSFFYIHPRNKYQDFKNKGFRKFWKEDILKSQEPAHKKAAAIALGVFVGISPFWGIHTFLVFILAALFRLNKVTAFLFSNISIPPLIPFIIYASYQAGSLVSGKGFDWDLQLQRFDTGHDIFLGLWQYIIGSLALAIVVALSLWIVFYFLFSVSNQKQVVKP; encoded by the coding sequence ATGCCCATTTTCCAGGAAAGATTTGATAAATTCAATTGCTGCGTGCTCGTGCCCACTTATAATAATGCCGGGACTTTGCAACAATTCTTAACTGATCTGGAAAACTATACGACCAATATCCTCGTCGTAAATGACGGTTCTACCGATGGCACTGCCAAGATTCTTTCCGACAATAAAAATGTTGATTTCCGTACACATTCCCGAAATAAGGGAAAAGGCATGGCTTTAAAAACCGGTTTTCAGTTTGCCCGTGAAATGGGTTATAAATATGCAATCACGATAGATTCTGACGGGCAGCATTATCCCGATGATCTGGACGTATTTCTTCGGGAACTGGAAAATCGTAAACCAGGTAGTCCCGAAATGTTGCTGGTTGGTGATCGAAATATGGGAAGTGACGGTATTCCCGGTAAAAGCAGTAAAGGCAACAGGTTTTCCAGTTTCTGGTACCTTGTGGTAACCGGTTCAGAACTACATGATACACAAAGCGGTTACCGATTGTATCCGTTGAAAGTGTTGGAAACCATGACCTTGTATACCCGCAAATTTGAACTGGAAATTGAGGTCCTGGTGAAATCTTACTGGCGTAAGGTTGATGTGCGGAATATTCCTATCAAGGTGATGTATCAAAAGGAGGGAAGAGTAAGCCATTTCAGGCCTTTTTGGGATATTGTAAGGATCACCCTGCTATACATGTGGTTCGTGCTGGTTAGCTTTTTCTATATTCATCCGCGAAATAAATACCAGGATTTTAAGAATAAAGGTTTCCGTAAATTTTGGAAAGAAGATATCCTGAAAAGTCAGGAACCTGCGCATAAAAAGGCGGCTGCTATCGCGTTAGGGGTATTTGTAGGGATCTCTCCTTTCTGGGGAATTCATACGTTTCTGGTTTTTATCCTGGCGGCATTGTTTCGGCTTAATAAGGTTACAGCCTTCTTATTTAGCAATATAAGTATACCGCCTTTAATTCCTTTTATCATTTATGCCAGTTATCAGGCAGGTAGCCTGGTGAGTGGTAAAGGATTTGACTGGGATCTACAGTTGCAGCGTTTCGATACAGGCCACGATATTTTCTTAGGTCTCTGGCAATATATTATTGGGAGTCTGGCTCTTGCAATTGTTGTTGCTTTAAGCCTTTGGATTGTATTTTATTTTTTATTTTCGGTTTCTAACCAAAAGCAGGTCGTGAAACCTTAA
- a CDS encoding beta-ketoacyl synthase N-terminal-like domain-containing protein: MTKQSIYINGLASVSPQEDLFHSSEVKSYFQNILPALEEDYRQFIKPILLRRMSKAVKMGLLCSKKALAEARLELPDAIFVGTGQGCMQDTEKFLEQIIDQKEQLLSPTSFIQSTHNTVGGQIALDLKCTGYNMTYTQDAVSFESALSDALLQLEQAEINSALVGGVEEIARTSTGFQYFDGQLKTKQIHNLRLLEEDSPGTITSESAAFFVLENTRTPKTYAQIKEVQLLNQFPKSDLPGILAEFLRANQLQKEDIDLLILGKNGDNRFDHWYDTFCEEFPGKRSLAYKHLVGDNNSVSSYAMLLAAKILKFQEIPEVLKVAEDAEKPIEHALIYNQYLGRNHGLILLQR, from the coding sequence ATGACTAAGCAATCGATCTATATCAATGGGTTGGCTTCCGTCTCACCCCAGGAAGACCTTTTCCATTCTTCGGAAGTGAAAAGCTATTTTCAAAATATCCTTCCCGCACTGGAAGAAGATTACCGGCAATTTATCAAGCCCATCTTGCTACGGCGAATGTCAAAAGCTGTGAAAATGGGATTATTATGCTCTAAAAAAGCACTTGCAGAAGCCAGATTGGAACTTCCTGACGCCATTTTTGTAGGAACAGGGCAGGGTTGCATGCAGGATACGGAAAAATTTTTGGAACAGATCATCGATCAGAAAGAACAATTGCTGAGTCCAACTTCTTTTATCCAGTCTACGCATAACACTGTAGGCGGGCAGATCGCGCTAGACCTGAAATGTACCGGTTATAATATGACCTATACGCAGGACGCGGTTTCCTTTGAAAGTGCCCTAAGTGACGCCTTGTTACAGTTGGAGCAAGCTGAAATTAACAGTGCCTTGGTGGGAGGCGTGGAGGAAATCGCCCGTACATCTACCGGTTTTCAGTATTTCGATGGCCAGTTAAAGACGAAACAAATTCATAATCTCAGGCTTTTGGAAGAAGATTCGCCCGGCACGATCACTTCGGAATCGGCAGCATTCTTTGTCCTGGAAAATACGAGAACACCAAAAACGTATGCGCAAATCAAGGAGGTGCAACTGCTCAACCAGTTTCCAAAGAGCGATCTCCCCGGGATATTAGCCGAATTCCTGCGGGCAAATCAGCTTCAGAAAGAGGATATTGATTTACTCATTTTAGGCAAAAATGGAGATAACCGGTTTGATCACTGGTATGATACCTTTTGCGAAGAATTTCCCGGAAAACGAAGCCTGGCCTATAAGCACCTGGTTGGAGATAACAATTCTGTGAGCTCTTATGCGATGCTTCTGGCAGCAAAAATTTTAAAATTCCAGGAAATTCCTGAAGTTTTGAAAGTGGCAGAAGACGCTGAAAAACCGATCGAACACGCTTTGATCTATAATCAGTATCTTGGGAGGAATCACGGCCTAATCCTGCTTCAGCGTTGA
- a CDS encoding MMPL family transporter: MHNAFYNIYRFFRSRPLLGIGILLVYLVLIALAAWNIRFEEDVTALVPKGEEQIRLKKILQETDFSDKMILSVSAQNNSVSPDSLAAFADSLTSRLETDFQPYIKTIKGKIPDEDITGIYDFIYENLPIFLNDSDYVKMETNLDKDSIAKAIGSGYRSLLSPTGFVTKNYFFKDPLNYTNLGLRKLRELQVGDNFGLYNNYLITSDRKHIILFLDPVFPSSETANNQVFIEKLDHTLEKIQANFPGVRADYFGGVLYSIANANQIKKDIGLTLGIALSVLFVLLILFYRKFYIPLILFLPSLLAGISAIAVLSFFRGSVSAISLGIGAILLGISLDYALHILTHFRNNNDVKDLFRDITRPIIMSSFTTAIAFLCLLFVNSDALTDLGIFASVSVLLSSVFSLVLIPLLYRPSEKILEKPTVIDRLSAIDYSRFRAALGMLMLLFLVSLFFFQKVEFNEDLAELNYSTEEIRNREKQVQQLAERDGKTIYLVSYAGSVDEALTYNNQLYHQLQSLKQEQKITNFSSIGGVVLSTSVQNERIKHWSDFWTDPKKDTLQSLLLSESAKYGFKAQSFDRFYAELASDFEPIGLQEYKQAGTLYLSDFISEGNNFATVTSTVNLPEENSEDFIQLFQDDPNIYPIDRKAINQNFLGSLKDNFNLLIGFSVLAVFLILLAFYRNIEISILTLLPIAITWVCALGIMGILGLHFNILNIIISTFIFGLGLDYSIFMTNACLKEYETGKFALPTYQTSILLSVITTLLGMGALIFARHPALRSVASISIIGVLLAMLISFVLQRFIFRKLLLNASEKGKPAFAFLRFYQTDSKAEKLYRKNAVLNNYRYKTVYSEAKKEYRNDREKYLRISQNLEGERSLAIINAGIGVLALFLKMKQADREITALEQDTGKLQVCRELPAKGTIQFTSDLEELSGKQAYILQGDFEPEESLKLLLRKNASKVIFLDSEFPNRWLLDLNFEISYRQNGILIFRKIS, from the coding sequence ATGCACAACGCTTTTTATAATATTTATCGCTTCTTCAGAAGCCGACCTTTACTGGGAATTGGTATTCTGCTTGTATACTTGGTGTTGATCGCGCTGGCGGCCTGGAATATTCGATTTGAGGAAGACGTCACAGCCCTGGTTCCGAAAGGGGAAGAACAGATCAGGCTGAAGAAGATCCTGCAGGAAACCGATTTTTCGGATAAAATGATCCTGAGCGTTTCTGCGCAAAACAACAGTGTCTCACCTGATTCTCTCGCCGCTTTCGCCGATAGTTTGACCAGTCGCCTGGAAACCGATTTTCAGCCGTACATAAAAACTATTAAAGGTAAGATCCCAGACGAGGATATTACCGGGATCTACGATTTCATTTATGAGAATTTACCCATTTTCCTGAACGATTCAGATTATGTGAAAATGGAAACCAATCTGGATAAAGACAGCATTGCAAAGGCAATTGGCTCCGGTTACCGTTCGCTGCTCTCCCCAACCGGATTTGTAACCAAGAATTACTTTTTTAAAGATCCGTTGAATTATACCAATCTGGGTCTTCGGAAATTGCGGGAATTGCAGGTGGGCGACAATTTCGGTCTCTATAATAATTACCTGATCACCAGCGACCGGAAACATATCATTCTTTTCCTCGACCCGGTTTTTCCTTCTTCTGAGACTGCAAACAACCAGGTTTTTATCGAGAAACTGGATCATACTCTGGAAAAAATTCAAGCTAATTTTCCGGGGGTCAGAGCCGACTATTTTGGGGGAGTGCTGTATTCCATTGCCAATGCCAATCAGATCAAAAAAGACATAGGTTTGACGCTTGGGATTGCGCTTTCGGTGTTATTTGTATTATTGATATTGTTCTACCGGAAATTCTATATTCCGCTGATCTTGTTTCTTCCGAGTTTGCTGGCAGGTATTTCAGCGATTGCCGTATTGAGTTTTTTTCGCGGTAGCGTCTCTGCCATTTCTTTGGGGATTGGCGCCATTTTGCTCGGTATCAGCCTGGATTATGCGTTGCATATTTTGACGCATTTCAGGAATAATAACGATGTGAAAGACCTGTTTCGAGATATTACCCGGCCTATAATAATGAGCAGTTTTACCACGGCGATCGCATTCTTGTGCCTGCTTTTTGTGAATAGTGACGCGCTTACCGATCTGGGGATCTTCGCTTCCGTAAGCGTATTGTTATCATCCGTTTTTTCACTGGTCCTCATTCCCTTATTGTATAGGCCTTCTGAAAAAATACTCGAAAAACCAACCGTCATTGATCGACTTTCGGCTATCGATTATTCCAGATTTCGGGCGGCATTGGGAATGCTGATGCTGTTATTCCTGGTAAGCCTGTTCTTTTTTCAGAAAGTAGAATTCAATGAGGACCTGGCCGAATTGAATTATTCTACGGAAGAGATTCGGAATCGGGAAAAACAGGTACAACAACTGGCCGAAAGGGATGGAAAAACCATTTACCTGGTAAGTTATGCCGGCTCGGTAGATGAAGCGCTGACCTATAATAACCAATTATACCACCAGTTGCAATCGCTGAAACAGGAGCAGAAAATCACCAATTTCAGCAGTATTGGCGGTGTGGTACTTTCTACATCCGTTCAAAACGAGCGAATTAAGCACTGGTCTGATTTCTGGACCGATCCTAAAAAAGATACGCTACAGTCGCTTTTACTCAGCGAATCGGCTAAATATGGTTTCAAAGCCCAGAGTTTTGACCGGTTTTATGCCGAGTTAGCTTCTGATTTTGAGCCTATCGGGCTGCAGGAATACAAACAGGCAGGAACCTTATATCTCAGCGATTTTATTTCCGAAGGAAACAATTTTGCGACCGTGACCAGCACCGTAAACCTTCCGGAAGAAAATTCCGAAGATTTCATACAATTATTCCAGGATGACCCCAATATTTACCCGATAGACCGGAAGGCGATCAACCAGAATTTCCTGGGTAGCCTTAAGGATAATTTCAATTTACTGATCGGTTTTTCCGTACTGGCGGTGTTCCTGATCTTACTGGCTTTTTACCGCAATATCGAGATCAGTATCCTCACCTTACTGCCTATTGCCATAACCTGGGTTTGTGCGCTGGGAATAATGGGTATATTGGGCCTGCACTTCAATATTTTAAATATCATCATTTCCACGTTTATTTTTGGTTTGGGCCTCGATTACAGCATTTTTATGACCAACGCCTGCCTGAAAGAATATGAAACCGGCAAATTTGCGCTGCCAACCTATCAAACTTCCATTTTACTATCGGTCATCACCACCTTATTGGGAATGGGCGCGCTCATCTTTGCTCGTCATCCGGCTTTGCGTTCAGTGGCCAGTATTTCGATTATCGGGGTGTTGCTGGCCATGCTGATCTCCTTTGTGTTGCAGCGTTTCATTTTCAGGAAGTTATTGCTAAATGCTTCGGAAAAGGGCAAACCTGCCTTTGCATTTCTTCGTTTTTATCAAACCGATTCCAAAGCGGAAAAATTATATCGAAAAAATGCAGTTTTGAACAATTATCGGTACAAAACGGTTTATTCCGAAGCGAAAAAAGAATACCGTAACGACCGCGAAAAGTATCTGCGTATTAGTCAGAATCTGGAAGGGGAGCGGTCCCTGGCGATCATCAATGCCGGGATTGGCGTGTTGGCTTTATTCCTAAAAATGAAACAGGCTGATCGCGAGATCACTGCTTTGGAACAGGATACAGGTAAGTTACAGGTATGCAGGGAACTGCCTGCAAAAGGTACGATTCAGTTCACCAGTGACCTGGAGGAGCTTTCAGGAAAGCAGGCGTATATTCTGCAAGGCGATTTTGAACCCGAAGAATCCCTGAAACTATTGCTTCGGAAAAATGCTTCCAAAGTGATCTTCCTGGATTCTGAATTTCCCAACAGGTGGTTGCTGGATCTGAATTTTGAGATTTCCTACCGCCAGAACGGGATATTAATCTTCCGAAAAATAAGTTGA
- a CDS encoding LolA family protein, with translation MRIVKILFLFIGLQAFCQQTNLTSLQGQAFQSRVIKKAEGINSFKANFTLFKHIEMMEDVPESKGMVYYQSPNLLKWEYSSPEDYQVLYRDSKLYVSENGDTREVDLASNRMFEKVGEMIAGSVNGKILKANKDFDISYFKEKNSMKARVIPKDQRIAGMFSEIWMNFNKENLIESVRLIDPSGDYTEIKLQNIVINQDIPKKVFKN, from the coding sequence ATGCGTATCGTTAAAATATTATTTCTTTTTATAGGCTTGCAGGCCTTTTGCCAGCAAACCAATTTAACTTCCCTGCAGGGGCAGGCATTCCAGTCCAGGGTCATTAAAAAAGCGGAAGGCATCAATAGTTTCAAGGCGAATTTTACGCTGTTCAAACACATAGAAATGATGGAAGATGTTCCGGAAAGCAAAGGGATGGTGTACTACCAGTCACCAAATTTGCTGAAATGGGAATATTCCAGCCCGGAGGATTACCAGGTACTGTACCGCGATTCCAAATTATATGTTTCTGAAAATGGGGACACCCGTGAAGTAGATCTTGCTTCCAATCGTATGTTCGAGAAAGTAGGGGAAATGATTGCTGGCAGTGTGAACGGGAAAATACTGAAGGCCAATAAAGATTTTGACATCAGTTATTTCAAAGAAAAGAACTCTATGAAAGCCCGGGTCATTCCGAAAGACCAGCGTATTGCAGGAATGTTTTCCGAGATCTGGATGAACTTTAATAAGGAAAATCTGATCGAATCTGTTCGGCTTATTGATCCTTCCGGCGATTATACCGAAATTAAGCTCCAGAACATTGTGATCAACCAGGATATTCCCAAAAAAGTATTTAAAAACTAA
- a CDS encoding hydroxymyristoyl-ACP dehydratase: protein MILHNFYRITQKSVTAQQRTTEIEINKDHEIYNGHFPGRPVTPGVVLMQLFKEEVERHFQKQLQLVRAENVKFMAVCNPSEDAKVILESEIEETGEFIKLKGLAKNGKGNVLKISSLYRILS, encoded by the coding sequence ATGATCTTACACAATTTCTACCGGATCACTCAGAAAAGCGTCACCGCACAACAACGTACCACTGAAATTGAGATCAATAAAGATCACGAGATCTATAACGGGCATTTTCCCGGCCGCCCGGTCACTCCGGGGGTTGTTTTGATGCAGCTTTTTAAAGAAGAGGTGGAAAGACATTTTCAGAAGCAATTGCAATTGGTTCGTGCCGAAAACGTGAAATTTATGGCGGTTTGCAATCCTTCTGAAGATGCAAAGGTCATTTTGGAAAGCGAGATCGAAGAGACCGGGGAATTTATTAAGCTTAAAGGTCTTGCTAAAAACGGAAAGGGTAACGTGCTTAAAATTAGTTCTTTATACAGAATCCTTTCTTAA